In Ruminococcaceae bacterium BL-4, one DNA window encodes the following:
- the htpG gene encoding class III heat-shock protein (ATP-dependent molecular chaperone HSP90) (Evidence 2a : Function from experimental evidences in other organisms; PubMedId : 9150201, 10323241, 11407116, 12511492, 22226636, 26743745, 27723736, 28363677, 28383119, 28784328; Product type f : factor), translated as MKQFKAESKRLLDLMIHSIYTHKEIFLRELISNASDAIDKLYYKTLQDGDTGLSRDDFEIRITADKENRTLTVEDNGCGMTKEDLENNLGTIAKSGSLDFKKNNEKSDNIDIIGQFGVGFYAAFMVSSKVVVESKAYGSDEAWKWESSGVEGYTVDSCEKEERGTKITLYLMPENSEEESYNQYLDGFTIKRLVKKYSDYIRYPIKMELEKSRMKEKPADAPKDAEPEYETYTELETLNSMVPIWRKNKNEVTNEEYEQFYRDKFFDYEKPLKIIRSSTEGTATYDALLFIPSHASYDYYSKSYEKGLQLYSNGVLIMDKCADLLPDCFSFVQGLVDSQDLSLNISREMLQHDRQMKLIEGRLEKKIKEELQNMLKNDRENYEKFFKAFGLQLKYGVYANFGQQKELLQDLLMFWSSKEKKMVTLQEYVSRMKEDQKYIYYASGDSVAKVDLLPQTEALKERDYEILYLTEGVDEFALKILAKYNDKEFKSVSDNDLGLETEEEKETAKKLVEENKDLLNTMKDDLGDEVKQVIVSQKLKSHPVCLSTDGALSIEMEKVLNSMPGEEKGNVKAQRVLELNANHPVFTKLQELYKEDPEKLKKYSKLLYNQALLIEGVPISDPVAFSNAICDLMV; from the coding sequence ATGAAGCAATTTAAGGCAGAATCAAAACGGCTTTTGGATCTGATGATTCATTCTATTTATACGCACAAAGAGATTTTTTTACGAGAGTTAATCAGTAATGCGAGCGATGCCATTGATAAGCTTTATTATAAGACGCTGCAGGATGGCGATACAGGTCTTTCCAGAGACGATTTTGAGATTCGGATTACGGCAGACAAAGAAAATCGTACGTTGACGGTTGAAGATAACGGCTGCGGCATGACAAAGGAAGATCTGGAGAACAATCTGGGTACGATTGCAAAATCCGGTTCACTTGATTTTAAGAAAAACAATGAAAAATCCGATAATATTGATATTATCGGACAATTTGGTGTTGGATTCTATGCGGCGTTTATGGTTAGTTCCAAAGTAGTGGTAGAGAGCAAGGCCTATGGCAGCGACGAAGCATGGAAATGGGAGAGCAGCGGTGTAGAGGGATATACAGTTGACTCCTGTGAAAAAGAAGAGCGTGGCACAAAAATTACCTTGTATTTGATGCCGGAGAATTCGGAAGAAGAATCCTATAACCAGTATCTTGATGGATTTACGATTAAGCGTCTTGTGAAGAAATACAGCGATTATATTCGCTACCCAATTAAGATGGAGCTTGAAAAGAGCCGCATGAAAGAGAAGCCGGCAGATGCCCCGAAGGATGCGGAACCGGAATACGAGACCTATACAGAGCTCGAGACACTTAATTCCATGGTGCCGATTTGGCGTAAAAATAAGAACGAAGTGACAAACGAAGAGTATGAGCAGTTTTATCGGGATAAATTTTTCGATTATGAAAAGCCGCTCAAAATTATTCGCAGCAGTACCGAAGGAACTGCTACTTATGATGCTCTGCTCTTTATCCCAAGTCACGCGAGCTATGACTATTACAGCAAGAGCTATGAAAAGGGACTGCAGCTTTATTCTAACGGCGTTTTGATCATGGATAAGTGTGCAGATCTGCTGCCGGACTGCTTTAGCTTTGTGCAGGGCCTTGTAGACAGTCAGGATCTGTCACTCAATATTTCGCGTGAGATGCTGCAGCATGACCGTCAGATGAAATTGATTGAAGGCCGCCTTGAGAAAAAAATCAAGGAAGAGCTGCAAAATATGCTCAAAAATGACCGCGAAAATTACGAGAAATTCTTTAAAGCTTTTGGGTTGCAGTTAAAATATGGGGTCTATGCGAACTTTGGCCAGCAGAAAGAACTTTTGCAGGATCTGTTGATGTTCTGGTCCAGTAAAGAGAAAAAGATGGTTACGCTCCAAGAATATGTTTCCAGGATGAAAGAGGACCAGAAATATATTTATTATGCTTCCGGAGACAGCGTTGCCAAAGTAGATCTGTTGCCGCAGACAGAAGCACTGAAAGAAAGAGATTACGAGATTTTGTATCTGACTGAGGGCGTTGATGAGTTTGCGCTCAAGATTCTTGCAAAATATAATGATAAAGAATTTAAATCCGTTTCCGACAATGATCTCGGCTTGGAGACAGAAGAAGAAAAAGAGACAGCTAAAAAGCTAGTCGAAGAAAACAAAGATCTGCTCAATACGATGAAAGATGATCTTGGAGATGAAGTGAAGCAGGTAATTGTTTCGCAGAAATTAAAGAGCCATCCGGTTTGCCTTTCTACAGATGGCGCTCTGTCAATTGAGATGGAAAAAGTGCTGAATTCTATGCCTGGAGAAGAAAAAGGCAATGTAAAGGCACAGCGTGTGTTGGAGCTCAACGCAAATCATCCCGTCTTTACAAAGCTGCAGGAGCTTTACAAAGAGGATCCTGAAAAGCTTAAGAAATATTCTAAACTGCTTTATAATCAGGCGCTTTTGATCGAGGGCGTTCCGATTTCTGATCCGGTGGCGTTTAGTAATGCTATTTGTGATCTGATGGTTTAA
- a CDS encoding Cation-efflux pump, which produces MIQFLIRHFIKNYQNTSDIKVRASYGKFAGLVGILTNLLLSALKFIAGTLFHSIAVVADAVNNLSDSASSIVTLVGFKLAEKPADAEHPFGHERIEYISGMIVSFAILALGFQLGQESILKIISPEPAEISFLTVAVLVVSILIKLWQCLFYRSMGKAISSEALLANSVDSRNDVISTSAILLGMALTALTGFNLDGYMGLVVAIMVFLTGIHLIRDTSNPLLGVAPSKEMVDEIYHRIMAYPGVLGMHDLTVHNYGAGNIFASVHCEVDAQADIMKSHDMIDNIEKDLHSEMGIQLVIHMDPIVTNDERTNQLKERVKDALHLLSPEITMHDFRVVWGTTHSNVLFDICVPFGFSTKDDVLHDQVVKMVEGLDPKYRAVITVDHNYVPSDAPEE; this is translated from the coding sequence TTGATCCAGTTTTTAATTCGGCATTTTATTAAAAATTATCAAAATACCTCAGATATAAAGGTTAGAGCAAGCTACGGAAAATTTGCCGGATTAGTGGGCATTTTAACGAATTTGCTTCTCTCTGCTTTAAAGTTTATCGCAGGAACACTTTTTCACAGTATCGCTGTGGTGGCGGATGCCGTCAACAACCTTTCAGATTCCGCATCATCAATCGTAACCTTGGTCGGATTTAAATTGGCGGAAAAGCCAGCTGATGCGGAACATCCATTTGGGCATGAGAGAATAGAATACATCAGTGGGATGATTGTTTCTTTTGCTATTTTAGCGCTGGGATTTCAACTGGGACAGGAATCTATTTTGAAGATCATTTCTCCGGAACCAGCAGAGATTAGCTTTTTGACGGTTGCTGTTTTGGTTGTTTCTATTTTGATAAAGTTGTGGCAGTGCTTATTTTATCGTTCGATGGGGAAGGCGATTTCTTCAGAAGCACTTTTGGCAAATTCAGTAGACAGCCGCAATGATGTAATTTCTACGTCGGCGATTCTTCTTGGAATGGCTCTTACGGCGCTGACCGGATTTAATTTAGATGGCTATATGGGCCTTGTAGTTGCCATTATGGTCTTTTTGACAGGAATTCATTTGATTCGAGATACCAGCAATCCGCTTTTAGGGGTTGCTCCCAGCAAAGAAATGGTCGATGAAATCTATCATCGGATTATGGCATACCCAGGTGTTTTGGGGATGCATGATTTGACGGTGCATAATTACGGCGCCGGAAATATTTTTGCAAGTGTGCACTGTGAAGTGGACGCTCAGGCGGATATTATGAAAAGTCATGATATGATCGACAATATTGAAAAAGATCTTCATTCGGAAATGGGGATTCAGCTGGTGATCCATATGGACCCTATTGTGACCAACGATGAGAGGACCAATCAGTTAAAAGAGCGCGTAAAAGACGCATTGCACTTACTTTCACCAGAGATTACGATGCATGATTTCCGTGTGGTTTGGGGAACGACTCACAGCAATGTCCTCTTCGATATTTGTGTCCCCTTTGGCTTTTCTACAAAAGATGATGTTTTGCATGATCAAGTTGTTAAAATGGTTGAGGGACTCGATCCGAAGTATCGAGCCGTGATTACGGTGGATCATAATTATGTTCCATCAGATGCACCAGAAGAATAA
- a CDS encoding TRZ/ATZ family protein, with product MEKIRINAQQMVKLAPTLHAGDNVLLSGIIYTARDAAHKRMIDLIDQGKKLPFELLGATIYYAGATPAPKGLATGSCGPTTSTRMDVFSPRLLDLGLKCMIGKGGRSPEVCEAICRNQAVYLCAIGGAGALACRCIKKQDVIAFDDLGCESIKRLEVEDFPLITAIDCHGGNLFKRP from the coding sequence ATGGAAAAAATCAGAATTAATGCACAACAAATGGTCAAACTAGCTCCGACTCTTCATGCGGGAGACAATGTGCTTTTAAGCGGTATTATTTATACGGCTCGCGATGCAGCTCATAAGAGGATGATTGATTTGATCGATCAGGGGAAAAAGCTGCCGTTCGAACTTTTGGGGGCGACTATTTATTATGCAGGTGCAACACCTGCTCCGAAAGGCTTAGCAACTGGTTCCTGTGGGCCAACTACCAGCACCAGAATGGATGTTTTTTCACCACGTCTGCTCGATTTGGGACTTAAATGTATGATTGGGAAGGGTGGCCGCAGTCCGGAAGTATGCGAAGCAATCTGCCGGAATCAGGCAGTCTATCTTTGTGCAATCGGCGGAGCAGGAGCACTTGCCTGCCGCTGTATCAAAAAGCAAGATGTGATTGCTTTTGATGATTTGGGCTGTGAAAGTATTAAACGCCTAGAGGTAGAAGATTTTCCATTGATTACGGCAATCGACTGCCATGGCGGGAATCTATTTAAAAGGCCCTAA
- the ftsZ gene encoding cell-division initiation protein (Evidence 2a : Function from experimental evidences in other organisms; PubMedId : 12682299, 12950927, 14527275, 15317782, 16159787, 16322744, 16549676, 22720735; Product type cp : cell process), with protein sequence MPFEIDNDFDNIVQIKVVGVGGGGGNAVDRMVNSGVQGVEFITVNTDKQALYRSKATQKIQIGEKVTHGKGAGSKPEIGSKAADESREAISAAIRGSDMVFITAGMGGGTGTGAAPIVAEIARDMGILTIGIVTKPFAFEGKVRMAQADEGIANLKEHVDSLVVIPNERLKLVSEQRITLLNAFAVADDVLRQGVQSISDLIKLPGLVNLDFADVTSVMKDAGYAHMGVGHASGKDKAETAASMAISSPLLETSIAGAKGVIINITSSPDIGLDEIETASSMISEQAHKDANIIWGAAFDENMDDEMTVTVVATGFATHDGSDPDADLDIDIPPMAASSARRQQQAAASAAPRSTGRAVDKAPSSSEEDDDYVDIMSIFNRK encoded by the coding sequence ATGCCTTTTGAAATTGATAACGATTTCGATAATATTGTTCAAATTAAGGTCGTCGGTGTCGGCGGCGGCGGCGGAAATGCAGTTGATCGAATGGTCAACTCCGGCGTGCAGGGCGTTGAATTTATCACAGTGAATACAGATAAGCAGGCGCTTTATCGTTCGAAAGCCACTCAGAAGATTCAAATTGGCGAAAAGGTTACGCACGGAAAAGGTGCGGGCAGCAAGCCTGAAATTGGCAGCAAAGCCGCAGACGAAAGCCGCGAGGCAATTTCTGCTGCAATTCGCGGCAGTGATATGGTCTTTATTACTGCTGGCATGGGCGGCGGCACCGGTACTGGTGCTGCACCTATCGTAGCTGAAATTGCAAGAGATATGGGGATTCTTACTATTGGAATCGTCACAAAACCTTTTGCTTTTGAAGGAAAGGTTCGGATGGCTCAGGCTGATGAAGGAATTGCCAATCTGAAAGAGCATGTCGATTCTTTGGTTGTGATTCCAAATGAGCGCTTGAAATTAGTTTCTGAACAGCGTATCACACTGCTGAACGCATTTGCAGTTGCAGATGATGTTTTGCGTCAGGGCGTTCAGAGTATTTCTGATTTGATTAAGCTTCCGGGTCTTGTCAACCTTGATTTTGCTGATGTTACTTCTGTTATGAAAGATGCCGGCTATGCACATATGGGCGTTGGCCATGCTTCTGGCAAAGATAAGGCTGAAACTGCTGCCAGTATGGCAATTTCCAGCCCGCTGTTGGAAACCTCTATTGCTGGGGCAAAGGGTGTTATTATTAATATTACTTCCTCTCCGGATATTGGTTTGGATGAGATTGAGACTGCATCTTCCATGATCTCTGAGCAGGCACATAAGGATGCCAATATTATTTGGGGCGCTGCTTTTGATGAGAATATGGATGATGAAATGACTGTAACAGTCGTTGCAACCGGCTTTGCAACCCATGATGGTTCTGATCCGGATGCTGATTTGGACATTGATATTCCACCTATGGCAGCTTCTTCTGCAAGACGTCAGCAGCAGGCAGCAGCATCCGCTGCTCCTCGCAGTACGGGAAGAGCAGTTGACAAAGCACCGAGTTCTTCTGAAGAAGACGATGATTATGTGGATATCATGTCAATCTTCAATCGTAAATAA
- a CDS encoding Cell division protein FtsQ (modular protein) produces MNRNEKNRRGNVSPENQNKRVVSSETRRAYSDRKVPEYPKERQRTVPKDPYDRVRRHRRKKRIFYIVSFLIVVVAAITLSLTVLFRVDQIVIEGDTRYSSDQIIESSGLYYGENLFRANVNLAEKTIENKLPYIGQAKISKSLPGKLLISVQEDDVAGAVEYNGQYVILSCKGKVLQLSDTVPEGVATIKGLNFTKVVPGETASYETEDEGSLFGQLGEAVEQSGLSNVSAMDLSDQYQLTVTIESKFLLKLGTPTYMQRKLTFAQEILTNHLQSSPSGVIDLSSIQENNQAYVPYDPQQIDDSASSTSSSTSASPSSETSSASATSSSGSSSPSTVSSQNTASSSKEDSYHIAVDANGNTVYDSDGDPIYTKKDVYTPDPKAGETTK; encoded by the coding sequence TTGAACAGGAATGAGAAAAATCGGCGAGGAAATGTTTCGCCGGAAAATCAGAATAAACGTGTGGTTTCATCAGAGACCCGCAGAGCCTATTCGGATCGAAAGGTTCCGGAGTATCCGAAGGAGAGGCAAAGGACTGTGCCAAAGGATCCTTATGACCGGGTACGAAGACATAGGCGAAAGAAAAGAATCTTTTATATTGTTTCTTTTTTAATTGTGGTAGTGGCAGCTATCACATTATCGCTGACGGTCCTGTTCCGGGTTGACCAGATTGTAATTGAAGGGGACACACGATATAGCTCGGATCAGATCATAGAATCGAGCGGCCTTTATTACGGAGAAAATCTTTTTCGTGCAAATGTGAATCTTGCAGAGAAAACAATCGAAAACAAATTACCATATATCGGGCAAGCCAAAATTTCAAAGTCGCTTCCTGGAAAATTATTGATCAGCGTACAAGAAGATGATGTTGCCGGCGCAGTGGAATATAATGGGCAGTATGTGATCTTATCTTGTAAAGGAAAGGTTTTGCAGCTTTCAGATACAGTACCGGAAGGGGTTGCAACAATCAAGGGACTAAACTTTACAAAAGTGGTCCCGGGAGAAACTGCCTCTTATGAGACTGAGGACGAAGGTTCTTTATTCGGGCAGCTTGGAGAAGCAGTTGAGCAGTCGGGCCTCAGCAATGTGAGTGCGATGGACCTTTCGGACCAGTATCAACTGACGGTAACGATTGAGAGCAAGTTCTTACTCAAATTAGGAACACCTACTTACATGCAGAGAAAATTGACTTTTGCACAGGAAATTTTGACAAATCATTTACAGAGCTCTCCATCCGGTGTGATTGATCTTTCCAGCATTCAGGAAAATAATCAAGCCTATGTACCATATGATCCGCAGCAGATTGATGATTCGGCTTCTTCGACAAGTTCGAGCACATCTGCTAGCCCTTCTTCAGAGACTTCTTCTGCGTCAGCAACGAGTTCTTCTGGAAGTTCCTCCCCAAGCACCGTTTCCTCCCAAAACACCGCTTCATCTTCTAAAGAAGATAGCTATCATATTGCGGTAGATGCCAATGGAAATACCGTTTATGATTCCGATGGAGATCCTATTTATACGAAAAAAGATGTTTATACTCCGGATCCTAAAGCGGGAGAAACTACCAAATAA
- the murA gene encoding UDP-N-acetylglucosamine 1-carboxyvinyltransferase 2 yields the protein MPRLKIAGPCRLQGEVSVQGAKNSALPLLAASILCREECILHNCPQLSDVRISTEILRKLGCRVLSERDTICIDAREVSSFQIPDDLMREMRSSIIFLGAILGRTGCAVLGFPGGCELGPRPIDLHLEALRKMGASIVEDHGRLLCETPTGLHGAHIALSFPSVGATENVLLAASCAKGTTLLENAAHEPEICDLADFLNSCGAKIHGAGGSTIEIEGVEQLGGCEHWVIPDRIAAATFLAAGAATYSTITLRNINPQHLTPIWPVFEEAGCDLTLFRDAAVLVPPKKLHRIKHIRTMPYPGFPTDAQAPLMAMTTQCQGTSMFVENIFESRYKHVGELLRLGAHIRVDGRVAVVEGPSKLSGTTVEAADLRGGAALVVAGLAAFGETIVEEIHHIDRGYEAIERTLGDLGAQIRRLP from the coding sequence ATGCCAAGATTAAAAATTGCCGGTCCCTGTCGATTACAGGGCGAAGTTTCCGTTCAGGGGGCGAAGAACAGCGCCCTGCCTCTTTTGGCAGCTTCTATTTTATGCCGAGAAGAATGCATTTTACACAACTGCCCACAGCTTTCAGATGTTCGTATTTCTACAGAAATTCTCCGAAAGCTGGGCTGCCGGGTTCTTTCGGAACGAGATACCATCTGCATAGATGCGCGCGAGGTTTCTTCTTTTCAGATTCCGGATGATCTGATGAGAGAAATGCGTTCGTCAATTATCTTTTTAGGGGCGATTCTGGGCCGTACCGGCTGCGCAGTTTTAGGCTTTCCAGGTGGGTGTGAATTAGGGCCGAGACCTATCGATTTGCATTTGGAAGCTCTGCGGAAAATGGGAGCTTCAATTGTAGAAGATCATGGGCGGCTGCTCTGTGAAACGCCCACTGGACTTCATGGAGCTCATATTGCATTGAGCTTCCCAAGCGTAGGTGCAACGGAAAATGTGCTTTTAGCAGCATCGTGTGCGAAGGGAACTACTCTTCTTGAAAATGCAGCACATGAACCGGAAATTTGTGACCTTGCCGATTTTCTTAACAGCTGCGGCGCAAAGATCCACGGAGCAGGCGGCAGCACGATTGAAATCGAAGGGGTAGAACAGCTTGGCGGCTGTGAGCATTGGGTGATCCCAGATAGGATTGCGGCTGCAACCTTTTTAGCAGCTGGTGCAGCAACATACAGCACCATTACTTTGCGCAATATTAATCCGCAGCATCTGACCCCAATATGGCCCGTATTTGAAGAGGCAGGTTGTGATCTTACTTTGTTTCGTGATGCGGCAGTTTTAGTTCCACCTAAAAAGCTTCATCGGATTAAGCACATTAGAACAATGCCGTATCCAGGATTTCCCACAGACGCACAGGCACCCTTGATGGCAATGACAACGCAGTGTCAGGGTACGAGTATGTTTGTGGAAAATATTTTTGAGAGTCGGTATAAACATGTGGGAGAGCTGCTTCGTCTTGGAGCACATATTCGTGTAGATGGACGGGTAGCTGTTGTTGAGGGCCCCAGCAAACTTTCCGGAACAACTGTTGAAGCTGCAGATTTACGTGGCGGTGCGGCTTTAGTGGTCGCCGGATTAGCGGCATTTGGAGAGACAATTGTAGAAGAGATTCACCATATTGACCGAGGATATGAGGCAATTGAACGGACTTTGGGTGATTTAGGAGCACAGATTCGGCGGTTGCCGTAA
- the murG gene encoding UDP-N-acetylglucosamine--N-acetylmuramyl-(pentapeptide) pyrophosphoryl-undecaprenol N-acetylglucosamine transferase has product MRILFAGGGTAGHINPALAIAGYLKERQPDAQILYVGAKGGMEERLVPQAGYAFKSVTISGFQRKISWTNFKKNCKTIVHIFTATEESKKIIREFKPDVCVGTGGYVSGPVIREAMKMGVPALIHEQNAYPGVTNKALSRNAARTMLAMADAEKYMEKGAHCVLTGNPVRLSVLRADRASARQRLGLDNRPVILSFGGSLGARKINEPMADLLANTAKTDRFQHIHAYGQWGKWFPDLLRQKGVDLAAHPNMDIREYINDMPDCLAAADLVICRAGAITLSELQAVGRASLIIPSPNVAENHQYHNAMSMVKRNAAWILEEKDLTGQMLIKKVEQLFQKPETIEHLAENAKKMAIVDANERIYKLILEVLKENHKA; this is encoded by the coding sequence ATGAGAATTTTGTTTGCCGGCGGCGGAACGGCCGGCCATATCAATCCAGCGCTGGCGATTGCGGGATATTTAAAGGAACGTCAGCCGGATGCACAAATCCTTTATGTGGGAGCAAAGGGCGGAATGGAAGAACGTCTGGTTCCTCAAGCGGGATATGCTTTTAAAAGTGTAACAATTTCGGGATTTCAGCGTAAAATCAGCTGGACTAATTTTAAAAAGAACTGCAAAACGATTGTTCATATATTTACAGCAACAGAAGAATCCAAAAAAATTATTCGAGAATTTAAGCCGGATGTTTGTGTTGGAACCGGTGGGTATGTGTCTGGGCCTGTTATTCGTGAAGCAATGAAGATGGGAGTTCCGGCACTGATTCATGAGCAGAACGCTTATCCTGGGGTGACAAATAAAGCGCTTTCTCGTAATGCGGCGCGCACGATGCTTGCAATGGCAGATGCGGAAAAGTACATGGAAAAAGGTGCACACTGTGTGCTTACCGGGAATCCGGTACGGTTGTCTGTCCTGCGGGCGGATCGAGCCAGTGCTCGCCAGAGGCTTGGACTCGATAATCGTCCGGTCATTCTTTCTTTCGGAGGAAGTCTTGGAGCAAGAAAGATCAACGAACCAATGGCTGATCTTTTGGCGAATACCGCTAAAACAGATCGTTTTCAGCATATTCATGCTTACGGGCAGTGGGGAAAATGGTTCCCCGATCTGCTTAGACAGAAGGGAGTGGATCTGGCAGCTCATCCCAATATGGATATCCGAGAATATATTAATGATATGCCGGATTGCCTTGCTGCGGCGGATCTCGTAATCTGTCGTGCGGGCGCCATTACACTTTCAGAGCTGCAGGCTGTTGGACGCGCGTCACTTATTATTCCAAGTCCCAATGTTGCGGAAAATCATCAGTATCATAATGCAATGTCTATGGTAAAACGCAACGCTGCATGGATTTTGGAAGAAAAAGATCTAACGGGCCAAATGCTGATTAAAAAGGTAGAACAGCTTTTCCAAAAGCCGGAAACGATTGAACATTTAGCAGAAAATGCAAAAAAAATGGCGATTGTAGATGCCAATGAGCGAATCTATAAACTGATTTTGGAAGTGCTCAAGGAGAATCATAAGGCGTAA
- the spoVE gene encoding factor for spore cortex peptidoglycan synthesis (stage V sporulation) (Evidence 2a : Function from experimental evidences in other organisms; PubMedId : 2509435, 9622350, 15849754, 16484183, 16850406, 27312048; Product type cp : cell process): protein MAVRNNGDFSQNRSNTSVSGYKRDMKATQQRQPNQRTERFPKQNFEQIRQTPQKKSKKHRPRRAKKFRLFSTRSGMDLTLLFLVLALVSIGLVMLFSSSYAYAYYNMNGDSYFFVRKQAFFAALGIAVMIAISYFDYHHLHRLAIPLLIGICLVLMLMVPLKGTSLVPNRNGAFRWIELPVLGSIQPSEVAKFAVILIFAHLISINYKQMNNFRYGVLPYLLILGAVCGLVILEKHLSATLIILFLGLIMLFIGGVPLKWFGIGIGGVAGVGALSFLFLRNSLLSYTMPRIQGWLNPLNPPDGVDTWQTRQSLYAIGSGGLLGLGLGKSRQKYLYLPEPQNDFIFAIVCEELGFIGATLIVLLFAALVWRGIMISLRAQDKFGMLLGIGLTMQVGLQVVLNIAVVTNLVPNTGISLPFFSYGGSSLMILLAEMGILLSISRTSNIEKT from the coding sequence ATGGCGGTTCGGAACAATGGGGATTTTTCGCAAAACCGGTCAAATACAAGTGTTTCCGGATACAAAAGAGATATGAAAGCGACGCAGCAGCGCCAGCCTAATCAAAGGACAGAACGCTTTCCAAAGCAGAACTTTGAGCAGATACGACAGACACCTCAGAAAAAGTCAAAAAAGCATCGTCCCCGCCGTGCAAAGAAGTTTCGGCTGTTTTCTACCCGATCAGGAATGGATTTAACACTGCTGTTTCTCGTCTTGGCGCTTGTCAGCATTGGTCTGGTCATGCTGTTTTCATCCAGCTATGCATATGCCTATTATAATATGAATGGTGACAGCTATTTCTTTGTTCGTAAACAGGCATTTTTTGCAGCTCTTGGGATTGCTGTAATGATTGCAATTTCCTATTTCGATTATCATCATCTTCATAGATTGGCTATACCGCTTTTGATTGGAATCTGTTTGGTGCTGATGCTGATGGTCCCTTTAAAAGGGACTTCTTTGGTACCAAACCGCAATGGTGCTTTCCGCTGGATCGAGCTTCCTGTTTTAGGATCTATTCAACCGTCAGAAGTGGCAAAATTTGCAGTGATCTTGATTTTTGCCCATTTGATTTCGATTAACTATAAGCAAATGAACAACTTTAGATATGGTGTTTTACCATATCTTTTGATCCTTGGAGCTGTCTGCGGATTGGTTATTTTGGAGAAACATTTATCGGCAACTTTGATTATTTTGTTTTTGGGATTAATTATGCTTTTTATTGGCGGTGTTCCGCTTAAATGGTTTGGAATTGGAATTGGAGGCGTTGCGGGAGTTGGCGCATTGAGCTTTTTGTTTTTGCGTAATTCGCTTCTTTCCTATACCATGCCGCGAATTCAAGGTTGGCTTAATCCTTTAAACCCGCCTGACGGCGTTGATACATGGCAGACCCGCCAGTCCCTTTATGCGATTGGCTCAGGCGGACTTTTAGGGTTGGGACTCGGAAAGAGCCGCCAAAAATATCTTTATCTTCCGGAACCGCAGAATGATTTTATTTTTGCTATTGTCTGTGAAGAACTTGGATTTATCGGTGCTACACTGATCGTCCTGCTCTTTGCAGCATTGGTTTGGCGTGGAATTATGATTTCTCTGCGTGCGCAGGATAAATTTGGAATGCTCCTTGGAATTGGGTTGACCATGCAGGTAGGACTTCAAGTGGTTTTAAATATCGCCGTGGTTACGAATTTGGTCCCAAATACCGGCATTAGCCTTCCATTTTTCAGCTATGGCGGATCTTCTCTGATGATCCTTTTGGCAGAGATGGGAATCTTGCTTTCTATTTCGCGAACTTCTAATATTGAAAAAACTTAG